The Arachis duranensis cultivar V14167 chromosome 2, aradu.V14167.gnm2.J7QH, whole genome shotgun sequence genome has a window encoding:
- the LOC107473804 gene encoding LOW QUALITY PROTEIN: rab GTPase-activating protein 22 (The sequence of the model RefSeq protein was modified relative to this genomic sequence to represent the inferred CDS: deleted 2 bases in 1 codon), which translates to MWKVLARSSGATELNDFYPIRPECQADAPAPRFKPRAGKTLSQRRWNSSFDAEGHLNIAKVLRRIQRGGVHPSIKGEVWEFLLGCYDPNSTFDERTELKNRRRGQYDMWKAECQRMVPMIGSGKFITTPLIDEDGQPIDKSLIGVQPSNKKVLQWMQVLHQIGLDVNRTDRALVFYESEANQAKLWDVLSVYAWLDDDIGYVQGMNDICSPLIILIENEADSYWCFDRAMRRMRENFRTSASSMGVQSQLATLSQIMKTVDPKLHEHLEDLDGGEYLFAFRMLMVLFRREFSFADTLYLWELIWGMEYNPNIFAKYEEPERAKANASPQTLSDKILKQYGKFERKNVKTGNAEESSALAVFVVASVLEIKHRRILNEAKGVDDVVQVCLLSNACAKYKKACEEALKIQKKYLSKAQGKK; encoded by the exons ATGTGGAAGGTTCTTGCGAGGAGTTCTGGAGCTACTGAGTTGAATGACTTCTATCCTATTAGACCGGAATGCCAAGCCGACGCTCCAGCTCCTCGTTTTAAGCCAAGG GCTGGCAAAACTCTAAGTCAAAGAAGATGGAATTCATCATTCGATGCAGAAGGTCACTTGAACATTGCCAAAGTGCTTAGACGAATCCAGCGCGGG GGTGTCCATCCTTCAATCAAAGGGGAAGTATGGGAGTTCTTGCTAGGTTGCTATGATCCTAACAGTACATTTGATGAACGGACGGAGCTCAAGAACCGTCGAAG GGGACAGTATGATATGTGGAAAGCAGAATGTCAAAGGATGGTTCCAATGATTGGTAGCGGAAAATTTATTACAACACCCCTCATCGATGAGGATGGCCAACCAATAGATAAATCTTTGATAGGTGTCCAACCTTCAAATAAGAAAGTTTTGCAGTGGATGCAAGTGTTACATCAGATTG GCCTGGATGTTAATCGAACTGATCGAGCACTTGTCTTTTATGAGAGTGAAGCTAATCAAGCAAAACTTTGGGATGTTCTATCAGTTTATGCATGGTTGGATgatgatattggttatgtgcAAG GAATGAATGATATATGCTCACCTTTGATTATTCTCATCGAGAACGAAGCAGATAGCTATTGGTGCTTTGATCGTGCAATGCGAAGGATG AGAGAGAACTTCAGGACCAGTGCAAGTTCAATGGGGGTGCAATCTCAGTTGGCTACGCTCTCACAGATAATGAAAACAGTTGATCCTAAACTTCACGAACACCTTG AGGATTTAGATGGTGGAGAGTATCTATTTGCATTTCGCATGCTGATGGTTCTTTTTCGAAGAGAATTTTCTTTCGCAGATACTTTGTATCTTTGGGAG TTGATCTGGGGAATGGAATACAATCCAAACATCTTTGCAAAATACGAAGAGCCAGAACGAGCTAAAGCAAATGCCTCTCCACAAACACTAAGTGACAAGATTTTGAAGCAATATGGaaaatttgagagaaaaaatGTGAAGACCGGCAATGCAGAAGAAAGTAGTGCACTAGCTGTTTTCGTTGTTGCAAGTGTGCTAGAAATCAAGCATAGGCGGATTTTGAATGAGGCCAAGGGCGTTGATGACGTTGTCCAGGTTTGTCTTCTTTCAAATGCATGtgcc aaatataaaaaagcaTGTGAGGAGGCATTGAAAATTCAGAAGAAGTACCTGAGCAAG GCCCAAGGCAAGAAGTGA